From Actinoplanes oblitus, a single genomic window includes:
- a CDS encoding MarR family winged helix-turn-helix transcriptional regulator codes for MGIGNDAVEIRAQGWRRLAALHGLIETALEKELQATHRLSVVEFTVLDALSRQDGWHMRMQQLARAAALSSSATTRLVTRLEDRGLLTRILCADDRRGIYTELTPAGQRLLAEARPAHDRALEESLAQAERLPELETLVTALHQA; via the coding sequence ATGGGCATCGGTAACGACGCGGTGGAGATCCGCGCGCAGGGCTGGCGCCGGCTCGCCGCGCTGCACGGCCTCATCGAGACAGCGCTGGAGAAGGAGTTGCAGGCCACTCACCGGTTGTCGGTGGTGGAGTTCACGGTGCTGGACGCGCTCAGCCGGCAGGACGGCTGGCACATGCGGATGCAGCAGCTGGCCCGCGCCGCCGCCCTGTCCAGCAGCGCGACCACCCGCCTGGTGACCCGCCTCGAGGACCGGGGGCTGCTCACCCGGATCCTGTGCGCCGACGACCGCCGCGGCATCTACACCGAGCTGACCCCGGCCGGGCAGCGGCTGCTCGCCGAGGCGCGACCGGCCCACGACCGGGCGCTCGAGGAGTCACTCGCCCAGGCGGAGCGACTCCCCGAGCTGGAAACCTTGGTCACCGCGTTGCATCAGGCCTGA
- a CDS encoding alginate lyase family protein: MAATLLAAGIGTADAATTTGIAAPAAGTGFHHPGVLVSQAQLDFVKGKVKAGAQPWKKAYDAMMASPSASLDYTPTPVKVVECGPYSQPDVGCGAERRDAFAAYTLALVWSLTGDDRYAKRAITVMDAWSGTITAHTNSNDALQSSWSASVWPRAAEIIKYRYRAWPNAARFATMLRAVYLPMAQADRSSWNGNWELTQLEATVGIAVHLDDRALYDRAIARFRKRVPAYIYLTSDGALPKPPPTTTIDTRAEIVKYWYDQTTFVDGIAQETCRDFTHTGYGVAAISHIAETSRIQGRDLYPEVKDRLRHAMGFLSRYATGDLPAWLCGGKVANRWVGPVTEVGFNALHNRMGVQMPATEKLTLSQRPAGDNNLMSAWETLTHANNPA, translated from the coding sequence GTGGCAGCCACGCTCCTCGCCGCCGGGATCGGCACCGCTGACGCGGCGACCACCACCGGCATCGCCGCACCGGCCGCCGGGACCGGCTTCCACCACCCGGGGGTCCTGGTCAGCCAGGCTCAGCTCGACTTCGTGAAGGGCAAGGTCAAGGCCGGCGCCCAGCCGTGGAAGAAGGCCTATGACGCGATGATGGCGAGCCCGTCCGCGTCTCTGGACTACACGCCGACGCCGGTCAAGGTGGTGGAGTGCGGGCCGTACTCGCAACCGGACGTCGGCTGCGGCGCCGAGCGCCGCGACGCCTTCGCGGCCTACACCCTCGCGCTGGTCTGGTCGCTGACCGGCGACGATCGGTACGCCAAACGCGCGATCACCGTCATGGACGCCTGGTCGGGGACCATCACCGCGCACACGAACAGCAACGACGCGCTGCAGTCCTCGTGGAGCGCGTCGGTCTGGCCCCGGGCCGCCGAGATCATCAAGTACCGGTACCGGGCCTGGCCGAACGCGGCCCGCTTCGCCACCATGCTGCGCGCGGTCTACCTGCCGATGGCGCAGGCCGACCGCTCGTCCTGGAACGGCAACTGGGAGCTGACCCAGCTGGAAGCCACCGTCGGGATCGCTGTCCACCTCGACGACCGGGCGCTCTACGACCGGGCGATCGCCCGGTTCCGCAAGCGGGTCCCCGCCTACATCTACCTGACCTCGGACGGCGCCCTCCCGAAGCCGCCGCCGACGACCACCATCGACACCCGCGCCGAGATCGTCAAGTACTGGTACGACCAGACGACGTTCGTGGACGGGATCGCGCAGGAGACGTGCCGCGACTTCACCCACACCGGTTACGGGGTGGCCGCGATCAGTCACATCGCGGAGACCAGCCGGATCCAGGGCCGCGACCTCTACCCCGAGGTGAAGGACCGGCTGCGCCACGCCATGGGATTCCTGTCCCGCTACGCGACCGGCGACCTGCCGGCCTGGCTGTGCGGCGGCAAGGTGGCGAACCGCTGGGTGGGTCCGGTGACCGAGGTCGGCTTCAACGCCCTGCACAACCGGATGGGCGTCCAGATGCCGGCCACCGAGAAGCTGACGTTGTCGCAGCGCCCGGCCGGCGACAACAACCTGATGTCCGCCTGGGAAACCCTCACCCACGCGAACAACCCGGCGTGA
- a CDS encoding MFS transporter yields MPIALYALAIGGFGIGLTEFVIAGLLPEVAADFRVSEAVAGGLISGYALSVAVGAIVLTAALGRIDRRRALLALMVLFIAGNLLSAIAPTYGLMLLGRILAALCHGAFFGIGSVVAADLVAADRKAAAISMMFTGLTVANVLGVPLGTFLGQAAGWRATFWAIAGVGVFALIGIAALTPATPAPRGGSLLGEFRIFAGVQVWLSILVTVLGFGGMFGAFSYLAYTLTGVSGFGAAAVPWLLIVFGVGLFAGNIAGGRAADRNLPVTLLVLLAGLTAVLALFALTAGSPVAAVAGLLLMGGFGFATVPGLQMRILGHAAHAPALASGANIAAFNVGNAFGAWLGGLTITAGLGYRSPLWAGAAVTLAALLVYTLATRLPGGEFNSAPRELLSTSH; encoded by the coding sequence GTGCCCATCGCCCTGTATGCCCTCGCCATCGGCGGCTTCGGCATCGGCCTGACCGAATTCGTCATCGCGGGTCTGCTACCCGAGGTGGCTGCCGACTTCCGGGTCTCCGAGGCGGTCGCCGGTGGCCTCATCTCCGGGTACGCCCTGTCGGTGGCCGTCGGAGCGATAGTGCTCACCGCGGCCCTCGGCCGGATCGACCGCCGCCGCGCGCTGCTGGCCCTGATGGTCCTGTTCATCGCCGGGAATCTGCTCTCCGCGATCGCGCCGACCTACGGTCTGATGCTGCTCGGCCGGATCCTCGCGGCCCTCTGCCACGGCGCGTTCTTCGGTATCGGCTCGGTGGTCGCCGCCGACCTGGTCGCCGCCGACCGCAAGGCGGCCGCCATCTCGATGATGTTCACCGGCCTGACCGTCGCCAACGTGCTCGGCGTGCCCCTCGGCACCTTCCTCGGCCAGGCCGCCGGCTGGCGCGCCACGTTCTGGGCGATCGCGGGCGTCGGGGTGTTCGCCCTGATCGGCATCGCCGCGCTGACCCCGGCCACCCCCGCCCCGCGCGGCGGCAGCCTGCTCGGCGAGTTCCGGATCTTCGCCGGCGTCCAGGTCTGGCTGTCGATCCTGGTGACCGTCCTCGGCTTCGGTGGCATGTTCGGTGCCTTCAGTTACCTGGCCTACACGCTCACCGGGGTGAGCGGGTTCGGGGCCGCCGCCGTACCGTGGCTGTTGATCGTCTTCGGGGTGGGCCTGTTCGCCGGCAACATCGCCGGTGGCCGCGCGGCCGACCGCAACCTTCCGGTCACCCTGCTGGTCCTGCTGGCCGGCCTCACCGCGGTCCTGGCCCTGTTCGCCCTCACCGCCGGCAGCCCGGTCGCCGCCGTGGCCGGCCTGTTGCTGATGGGCGGCTTCGGCTTCGCCACCGTCCCCGGCCTGCAGATGCGCATCCTGGGGCACGCCGCGCACGCCCCGGCGCTGGCCTCCGGGGCGAACATCGCCGCCTTCAACGTGGGCAACGCCTTCGGCGCCTGGCTGGGCGGCCTGACCATCACCGCGGGCCTGGGCTACCGCTCCCCGCTGTGGGCCGGTGCCGCCGTCACCCTGGCGGCCCTGCTCGTCTACACCCTGGCAACCCGCCTCCCCGGCGGTGAATTCAACAGCGCTCCGCGGGAACTCCTCTCCACGTCCCACTGA
- a CDS encoding serine/threonine-protein kinase, with amino-acid sequence MARKDSGGASTPRAEPVGVGDPQRVGAYRIIGRLGAGGMGTVYLAESGQGRLVAVKVVRPALASDEVFRRRFRTEVQRARQVPPFCTAEVLDADPDHEPPYLVIEYVDGPSLADVVRRHGPLTSANLHGVAIGVATALTAIHAAGVIHRDLKPANVLLPPGTPKVIDFGIARAMQASTQHTLTDQMVGTVAYMAPERFENAPGESLTAAADIFAWGAVVAYAGTGRSPFDGGTPLATATRIMTGPPDLTGLDRPLRELVEAALQKRAADRPDARQLLDLLLSIATVAESAMVAQPALRDAAQEVQTTCTDVLPPVISPRPVADPGPAPASRHRRGKLLAALLAAVVGMAALGFTLRARLDDRTAATALSPSPGASASPLPPRPSGPISTASGGAASAPPSARPFRFAPDAAVADPLTRPKMIPTRSDGRTSCRYAGALVVTVQREGTFECGWTPQAFAGAHRISVEVVLRTAGSCAAVHFLDTGPGAYGVNVCAHGYVFSWYEGDSVEELGTYLLPERTRLGEPHRLAVEIQGDTATLFQDAHEVTVVDLSKGVPPGGGNVVIGGFGDAAGGEAPYQVALRNLEIIRVR; translated from the coding sequence ATGGCCAGAAAGGACTCCGGTGGGGCGTCCACCCCCCGAGCCGAACCGGTCGGCGTCGGCGACCCGCAGCGCGTGGGTGCCTACCGCATCATCGGCCGTCTCGGGGCCGGTGGCATGGGCACCGTCTACCTTGCCGAGAGCGGTCAGGGCCGGCTGGTGGCGGTGAAGGTGGTGCGTCCCGCGCTGGCATCCGACGAGGTGTTCCGTCGCCGATTCCGCACTGAGGTGCAACGGGCGCGGCAGGTGCCGCCGTTCTGCACCGCGGAGGTGCTCGACGCCGACCCGGACCACGAGCCGCCGTACCTGGTGATCGAGTATGTGGACGGGCCGAGCCTCGCCGACGTGGTTCGCCGTCACGGGCCGTTGACTTCGGCGAACCTGCACGGGGTCGCGATCGGGGTGGCCACCGCGCTGACCGCGATCCATGCCGCCGGAGTGATCCACCGGGACCTGAAACCGGCCAACGTGCTGTTGCCGCCCGGCACGCCGAAGGTCATCGACTTCGGCATCGCTCGGGCGATGCAGGCCTCCACGCAGCACACGCTGACCGATCAGATGGTCGGCACGGTGGCGTACATGGCGCCGGAACGGTTCGAGAACGCACCCGGCGAGTCGCTGACGGCGGCCGCGGACATCTTCGCCTGGGGTGCGGTGGTGGCGTACGCCGGCACCGGACGCAGCCCGTTCGACGGGGGGACGCCACTGGCGACGGCGACCCGGATCATGACTGGGCCGCCCGACCTGACCGGCCTTGACCGGCCGCTCCGTGAACTCGTGGAGGCGGCGCTGCAGAAGCGGGCGGCCGACCGGCCGGACGCTCGGCAACTGCTGGACCTGTTGTTGAGCATCGCCACGGTCGCCGAGTCCGCCATGGTGGCACAACCGGCCCTGCGCGACGCGGCCCAGGAGGTGCAGACCACCTGTACCGACGTGCTGCCTCCGGTGATCAGCCCCCGGCCGGTTGCCGATCCCGGCCCCGCGCCGGCGTCCCGCCATCGCCGGGGCAAGCTGCTCGCTGCCCTGCTGGCCGCCGTGGTCGGCATGGCGGCGCTCGGGTTCACGTTGCGCGCGCGCCTCGACGACCGCACCGCGGCGACCGCGCTCTCTCCTTCCCCGGGCGCCAGCGCCTCTCCGCTGCCGCCGCGGCCATCCGGCCCGATCAGCACCGCATCGGGCGGAGCGGCATCGGCACCGCCCAGCGCACGACCGTTCCGGTTCGCGCCGGACGCCGCCGTGGCGGATCCGCTGACCCGGCCGAAGATGATCCCCACGCGCAGCGACGGCAGGACCTCGTGCCGATACGCCGGCGCGCTGGTGGTCACCGTGCAACGAGAAGGCACCTTCGAATGCGGATGGACGCCGCAGGCCTTCGCCGGAGCGCACCGGATCTCGGTGGAGGTGGTCCTGCGCACGGCGGGGAGCTGCGCCGCGGTGCACTTCCTCGACACCGGGCCCGGCGCCTATGGGGTGAACGTGTGCGCCCACGGATACGTTTTCTCCTGGTATGAGGGCGACAGCGTCGAGGAGCTGGGCACCTATCTGTTGCCCGAGCGCACACGGCTGGGCGAGCCACACCGTCTCGCCGTCGAGATCCAGGGGGACACGGCGACCCTCTTTCAGGACGCTCACGAGGTCACCGTCGTCGACTTGTCGAAGGGCGTACCCCCGGGCGGCGGGAACGTGGTGATCGGTGGTTTCGGTGACGCGGCCGGCGGCGAGGCGCCCTACCAGGTCGCCCTGCGAAACCTGGAGATCATCCGGGTGAGGTGA
- the rox gene encoding rifampin monooxygenase: MIDVIIAGGGPTGMMLASELRLHGVRVVVVEKEIERPPHVRSLGLHIRSIEIMDQRGLLERFLAAGRQYPPGTGFGGVHKPAPERPDTAHAFTLGIPQPVTDRLLAEHAAESGAEIRPGCALTGLRQDDYGVTAELADGTELRGSFLVGCDGGRSTVRKLLGVEFPGEPSQTDALLGEMELTAPADEVLAVMTEVRKTELRFGAGPSRDGLYRVVVPAAEVGAAQPTMEEFRRQLRAYAGTDFGAHSPRWLSRFGDATRLAAAYRTGRVLLAGDAAHVHPPLGGQGLNLGVQDAVNLGWKLAAEVGGWAPAGLLDTYHAERHPVAAQVLDNTRVQSEMLNSAAVRRLIGRLMDFDDVRRYLFGQVNAIDIRYDLGSDHDLVGRRLKDVRLKHGRLFELMRTGRGLLLDQTGQLSAAGWTDRVDHVVEVSEELDVPAVLLRPDGHVAWLGTEQDELAAQLARWFGSAGTP, from the coding sequence CATTCGCAGCATCGAGATAATGGATCAGCGGGGCCTGTTGGAACGATTTCTGGCGGCCGGGCGGCAATATCCGCCGGGAACCGGATTCGGTGGCGTGCACAAACCGGCGCCGGAACGGCCGGACACCGCGCACGCCTTCACTCTCGGCATCCCGCAGCCGGTGACGGACCGGCTGCTGGCCGAGCACGCGGCCGAGTCCGGTGCGGAGATCCGGCCCGGCTGCGCGCTGACCGGGCTGCGCCAGGACGACTACGGGGTGACCGCCGAGCTCGCCGACGGCACCGAGCTGCGCGGTTCCTTCCTGGTCGGCTGCGACGGCGGCCGCAGCACGGTGCGCAAGCTGCTCGGCGTCGAGTTCCCCGGCGAGCCGTCGCAGACCGACGCGCTGCTCGGCGAGATGGAGCTGACCGCGCCGGCCGACGAGGTGCTCGCGGTGATGACCGAGGTCCGCAAGACCGAGTTGCGGTTCGGCGCCGGGCCGAGCCGGGACGGGCTGTACCGGGTGGTGGTCCCGGCCGCCGAGGTGGGTGCGGCGCAGCCGACGATGGAGGAGTTCCGGCGGCAGCTGCGGGCCTATGCCGGTACCGACTTCGGGGCACACTCGCCGCGCTGGCTGTCCCGGTTCGGCGACGCGACCCGGCTGGCCGCGGCGTACCGGACCGGCCGGGTGCTGCTCGCCGGCGACGCGGCGCACGTGCACCCGCCGCTCGGCGGGCAGGGGCTCAACCTGGGCGTGCAGGACGCGGTGAACCTGGGGTGGAAGCTGGCCGCCGAGGTGGGCGGGTGGGCGCCGGCCGGGCTGCTGGACACGTACCACGCCGAGCGGCATCCGGTGGCGGCCCAGGTGCTGGACAACACCCGGGTGCAGTCCGAGATGCTCAACAGCGCGGCGGTTCGCCGGTTGATCGGCCGGTTGATGGACTTCGACGACGTCCGGCGATACCTGTTCGGACAGGTCAACGCGATCGACATCAGGTACGACCTCGGCTCCGATCACGACCTGGTCGGGCGGCGGCTGAAGGACGTACGGCTCAAGCACGGCCGGCTGTTCGAGCTGATGCGGACCGGCCGGGGTCTGCTGCTCGACCAGACCGGACAGTTGTCGGCAGCGGGGTGGACCGACCGGGTGGATCACGTGGTGGAGGTCAGCGAGGAGCTGGACGTACCCGCCGTCCTGTTGCGACCGGACGGGCACGTCGCCTGGCTCGGCACCGAGCAGGACGAGCTGGCGGCTCAGCTGGCTCGGTGGTTCGGCAGCGCCGGTACCCCCTGA
- a CDS encoding cyclase family protein produces MCTEPGKHGLTRRAALFGGAGVAAAVAVGEPAPAAAAGRGPHDLTYPLGPAFPAFSPGEEAVRRTVTTIPADGYYMQEWRLIEHIGTHVDAPAHFTAGGRTSTELRPAELVLPAVVIDIAARAARHPDTVVTVDDLRTFERRYGRIPDDAAVLMYSGWGAKVGDPDAYRGTDAAGTLHFPGFGVDACEWLLRHRRIRSLGVDTLSIDPGVSTTFDTHLALTGADRYGIENLANLRHLPRRGATIFVGLIPYEGGSGGQARVLATW; encoded by the coding sequence ATGTGCACCGAGCCGGGCAAACACGGACTGACCCGCCGAGCGGCGCTGTTCGGCGGGGCGGGCGTCGCGGCGGCGGTCGCCGTCGGGGAGCCCGCCCCGGCCGCCGCCGCTGGGCGCGGCCCGCACGACCTCACCTACCCGCTGGGCCCGGCCTTCCCGGCGTTCAGCCCGGGGGAGGAGGCGGTCCGCCGGACCGTCACCACCATCCCGGCCGACGGCTACTACATGCAGGAGTGGCGGCTCATCGAGCACATCGGCACCCATGTCGACGCGCCCGCGCACTTCACCGCCGGTGGCCGTACCTCCACCGAGTTGCGCCCGGCCGAGCTGGTCCTGCCGGCGGTCGTGATCGACATCGCGGCCCGCGCCGCACGGCACCCGGACACCGTCGTCACCGTCGACGACCTGCGCACCTTCGAACGCCGGTACGGCCGGATCCCGGACGACGCCGCCGTGCTGATGTACTCCGGCTGGGGCGCCAAGGTCGGCGACCCGGACGCCTACCGCGGCACCGACGCGGCCGGCACCCTGCACTTCCCCGGCTTCGGCGTGGACGCGTGCGAGTGGCTGCTGCGGCACCGGCGGATCCGCTCGCTGGGTGTCGACACGCTGAGCATCGACCCCGGTGTCTCCACCACCTTCGACACCCACCTGGCGCTGACCGGCGCCGACCGCTACGGCATCGAGAACCTCGCCAACCTGCGGCACCTGCCGCGCCGCGGCGCCACCATCTTCGTCGGCCTCATTCCGTACGAGGGCGGGTCCGGCGGGCAGGCGCGCGTCCTGGCCACCTGGTGA
- a CDS encoding aldo/keto reductase, with product MLTEPAVVTAAGAHSVTPAQVVLRWHLQQGRIVIPKSVTPARIAANADVFGFTLTGAELDALDALERDGRTGPHPARFNG from the coding sequence GTGCTGACCGAGCCGGCGGTGGTGACCGCCGCCGGGGCGCACAGCGTCACCCCGGCCCAGGTGGTCCTGCGCTGGCACCTCCAGCAGGGCCGCATCGTCATCCCGAAGTCCGTCACCCCGGCGCGCATCGCCGCCAATGCCGACGTCTTCGGCTTCACTCTCACCGGCGCCGAACTCGACGCCCTGGACGCCCTGGAGCGAGACGGCCGCACCGGCCCGCACCCCGCCAGGTTCAACGGCTGA
- a CDS encoding SDR family oxidoreductase, which produces MPQGVVLITGASAGLGEEMARQFAALGYDLALCARRTDRLERLRDEVTAAYPGRRVSVRALDVTEDDAVFTVFQQFADEFGTIDRVVVNAGLGKGAPLGTGRFDANRATAMVNFVGALAQTEAALRIFRSQQRGHLVLISSMSALRGMRRSMTTYAATKAGVAAIAEGVRSERVPGVDVSVIYPGYIRSEMNEHVTQKTRFMVDTVTGVRAMVAAIEKRKVKAYVPAWPWVPIGVAMRLLPLSVVRKMV; this is translated from the coding sequence ATGCCACAAGGAGTTGTGCTGATCACCGGGGCCAGCGCCGGCCTCGGCGAGGAGATGGCCCGGCAGTTCGCCGCGCTCGGCTACGACCTCGCGCTCTGCGCCCGCCGGACCGACCGCCTGGAACGGCTGCGCGACGAGGTGACCGCCGCGTACCCCGGACGGCGGGTGAGCGTGCGGGCGCTGGACGTGACCGAAGACGACGCGGTGTTCACCGTGTTCCAGCAGTTCGCCGACGAGTTCGGGACGATCGACCGGGTGGTCGTCAACGCCGGGCTGGGCAAGGGCGCGCCGCTGGGCACCGGCCGCTTCGACGCGAACCGGGCGACGGCGATGGTCAACTTCGTGGGCGCGCTCGCCCAGACCGAGGCGGCGCTGCGGATCTTCCGTAGCCAGCAGCGGGGCCATCTGGTGTTGATCTCGTCGATGTCCGCGCTCCGCGGCATGCGCAGGTCGATGACCACCTACGCCGCGACCAAGGCGGGCGTGGCCGCGATCGCCGAGGGCGTCCGGTCCGAGCGGGTGCCCGGCGTGGACGTGTCGGTGATCTACCCGGGCTACATCCGCTCGGAGATGAACGAGCACGTCACGCAGAAGACCCGGTTCATGGTGGACACCGTGACGGGCGTGCGGGCGATGGTCGCCGCCATCGAGAAGCGCAAGGTCAAGGCGTACGTGCCGGCCTGGCCCTGGGTGCCGATCGGGGTGGCGATGCGGTTGTTGCCGCTGTCCGTCGTACGGAAAATGGTGTGA
- a CDS encoding TetR/AcrR family transcriptional regulator, whose product MSPRREPVSRRDRPAKPPLSRAGAVAVALRIMREEGLERLTMRRLATELDTGPASLYVYVRNTAELHGAILDELLADLTLPPPDPARWRDQLVELMTAYTRLLIAWPSLARSVLALRPSGPHYVRLIETLLGLLRAGGVPVGQAAWGVDLLLQLGTATAAEQGTRGEAADADDEHRMLVTELREASEQEFPHIAQARDELFSGTGEQRLAWAFNVLVEGVQGVPALPNHRAS is encoded by the coding sequence ATGAGTCCACGGCGTGAACCGGTCAGCCGGCGTGACCGGCCCGCGAAACCCCCACTCAGCCGGGCCGGCGCGGTCGCCGTGGCGCTGCGGATCATGCGCGAGGAGGGCCTGGAACGGCTCACCATGCGCCGCCTGGCGACCGAGCTGGACACCGGCCCGGCGTCACTCTACGTCTACGTGCGGAACACCGCCGAGCTGCACGGCGCGATCCTCGACGAGCTGCTCGCCGACCTCACCCTGCCGCCTCCCGACCCGGCTCGCTGGCGTGACCAGCTGGTCGAGCTGATGACCGCCTACACCCGGCTGCTGATCGCGTGGCCGAGCCTGGCCCGTTCGGTGCTGGCCCTGCGCCCGTCCGGCCCGCATTACGTGCGGCTCATCGAGACCCTGCTCGGGCTGCTGCGGGCCGGCGGGGTGCCGGTCGGCCAGGCCGCCTGGGGCGTCGACCTGCTGCTCCAGCTCGGCACCGCGACCGCCGCCGAGCAGGGCACGCGTGGCGAGGCGGCGGACGCCGACGACGAGCACCGGATGCTGGTGACCGAGCTGCGGGAGGCGTCCGAGCAAGAGTTCCCGCACATCGCCCAGGCCCGCGACGAGCTGTTCTCCGGGACCGGGGAGCAGCGGCTGGCCTGGGCGTTCAACGTGCTGGTGGAGGGCGTTCAGGGGGTACCGGCGCTGCCGAACCACCGAGCCAGCTGA
- a CDS encoding histidine phosphatase family protein — MGRLLLIRHGQASFGADDYDALSDLGHEQARTLGRALAARGAKPALVLHGTMRRHAETAAGVLDGLGAAVPITTDPGWNEFDFQHVVEIHRPLYRDRAAMMAELGLAERPDRAFQEVFDAATARWSSGQFDIEYAESFTGFRNRVAGALTAAADLLRQHRDMVVVSSGGPIAMVSALLTAGLDAPAGTLATVWAALNRVSVNTGMTKVISGRSGLSLSTFNEHTHVELPGLLTYR; from the coding sequence ATGGGTCGTCTCCTCCTGATCCGGCATGGTCAGGCGTCCTTCGGCGCCGACGACTACGACGCGCTCTCCGATCTCGGGCACGAGCAGGCGCGCACACTGGGGCGGGCACTCGCGGCCCGGGGCGCCAAGCCGGCCCTGGTGCTGCACGGCACGATGCGGCGGCACGCGGAGACCGCGGCCGGGGTGCTCGACGGGCTCGGCGCGGCGGTGCCGATCACTACCGACCCGGGGTGGAACGAGTTCGACTTCCAGCACGTCGTGGAGATCCACCGGCCACTTTACCGGGACCGGGCCGCCATGATGGCCGAGCTCGGCCTCGCCGAGCGGCCCGACCGGGCGTTCCAGGAGGTGTTCGACGCGGCGACCGCGCGGTGGTCGTCGGGCCAGTTCGACATCGAGTACGCGGAGTCGTTCACCGGCTTCCGCAACCGGGTCGCGGGCGCGCTGACGGCGGCCGCGGACCTGTTGCGGCAGCACCGCGACATGGTCGTGGTGAGCTCCGGCGGACCGATCGCGATGGTGTCCGCGCTGCTCACCGCGGGGCTGGACGCCCCGGCGGGCACCCTCGCCACGGTGTGGGCGGCGCTGAACCGGGTGTCGGTGAACACCGGGATGACCAAGGTGATCTCGGGCCGGAGCGGGTTGTCGCTGTCCACCTTCAACGAGCACACCCACGTCGAGTTGCCGGGTCTGCTCACCTACCGCTGA
- a CDS encoding MFS transporter yields the protein MESGSGERGTEGGSQLRRNRDFTILWCGQAVSDLGSSMSLLVFPLVGYAISGSAAQAGLASAAMLLGQVVAGLPAGALVDRWPRRRVLVVGNLAGFAVFSSLAITTLSHALTMPHLVVGGFASGVVSAFLDPAASAAIRAVVPSEQLPLAYTRLQARQHAVSLGGPPLGGALFSIARGLPFLVDAASYCLMALAISQLRSALPAPANAGDSSFARELGKGLSFVWRNIGIRTLMIWGAIFNFAVTFVFVSVTLRLVRAGVHPAAIGTVEAIAATAGLLGAMLAPILIRRVPTGAMTIAATLVIAAVIAPMAWAHNVVIIGALLAGGMVLLPANNAGVSSFLAATTPDGFQGRMNSAAGFISNVASPVAPVIAGVLVGSAGGRAATLFGVVLILLSTVPLLVSPVVRSLGPPDTWSAVANESR from the coding sequence GTGGAGTCGGGTAGCGGCGAGCGAGGGACAGAGGGCGGGTCACAGCTACGACGCAACCGCGACTTCACGATCCTCTGGTGCGGCCAGGCTGTATCAGATCTCGGGTCGTCGATGAGCCTGTTGGTCTTCCCTCTGGTGGGATATGCCATCAGCGGTTCGGCGGCGCAGGCGGGCCTCGCTAGCGCAGCGATGCTGCTGGGACAGGTAGTAGCTGGCCTTCCTGCCGGAGCTCTGGTGGACCGCTGGCCGCGTCGACGCGTGCTCGTCGTCGGAAATCTTGCCGGGTTCGCCGTCTTCAGCAGTCTGGCCATAACGACGCTCTCGCATGCCCTGACGATGCCTCACCTGGTCGTAGGTGGGTTTGCCAGCGGGGTTGTCAGCGCATTCCTCGACCCGGCGGCATCGGCTGCGATTCGGGCGGTGGTTCCGTCGGAACAGCTCCCGCTAGCCTATACGCGTTTGCAAGCGCGGCAACATGCCGTCAGTCTCGGTGGGCCGCCCCTGGGTGGTGCCCTGTTCTCGATTGCACGTGGACTGCCGTTTCTCGTAGACGCAGCTTCCTACTGCCTGATGGCGCTAGCCATCTCCCAGCTCCGGTCGGCGCTGCCGGCGCCGGCGAACGCCGGCGACAGCTCGTTCGCCCGCGAACTAGGCAAAGGCCTGAGCTTCGTGTGGCGCAACATCGGCATACGAACCCTGATGATCTGGGGTGCGATCTTCAACTTCGCGGTTACGTTCGTCTTCGTCAGTGTGACGCTGCGCCTGGTCCGAGCCGGGGTCCACCCGGCTGCGATCGGTACGGTGGAAGCGATCGCCGCCACGGCGGGTCTGCTGGGCGCGATGCTGGCACCGATACTCATACGCCGCGTCCCTACCGGTGCGATGACCATCGCAGCGACGCTGGTCATCGCGGCCGTTATCGCCCCCATGGCATGGGCGCACAACGTAGTCATCATCGGAGCTCTCTTGGCAGGCGGGATGGTTCTGCTCCCGGCAAACAACGCGGGGGTCTCGTCTTTCCTGGCTGCCACGACACCTGACGGCTTCCAAGGGAGGATGAACTCAGCCGCCGGATTCATCAGCAACGTCGCATCACCCGTAGCTCCGGTCATAGCTGGAGTGCTGGTCGGATCTGCCGGCGGTCGGGCCGCAACACTTTTCGGGGTTGTGCTGATCCTTCTCAGCACTGTCCCGCTCTTGGTGAGTCCCGTTGTCCGTTCACTGGGACCGCCAGATACATGGAGCGCTGTCGCAAATGAGAGTCGGTGA